GTCGTCTAAATCTATTTCAAAGGCGGCATCAAGTACCAAAGTTGCCTGCTCGATGGCGGCAGGATTGTAGTCCCAACCTTCCACCCACGCTTGGGGGTGCTGCTCTTTCCAAACCTGCCCCAACGCGCCCCGATTGCAGCCGACATCTAACAAGCGCAGGGGGGTAGTGGGTAGTGCCTTCAACTGTGCTAAGATGTCGCCTCGAACCTGTTGATAGGCAAGCGGATTTTTTTTCTGCTCCTGCATGGCTTTCTTTTAAAATATTAGATAAAATTTCTGTTTTTTTGTTTGCAAATAGCCCGATTTTGTAAAATTTGCCTTCTATTTTTCCAAACTTCTTTGAAAGCCTGCCAATCTGTTTTTTGGGCAATGCCATCTTTTTGTTTTCGGAAAAGTAGCCACCTTTTGAGTAGATAAGAAAAAGATTTGCAGATAAGCCACGACCAAGAAAGGTTGATATTTTTCAAATAGGTCAGATGCTCTGCCATATTGCGCCGAAGTGTGCGCTGATAAAGAGCCTCTTGCGTCGGTGCGCTCGCCTGCGGCGGCTTGTAACGCGCATGATGAATGTGGGCAGCAGGCACAAAGCCCATTTGAAAGCCATGAAAAATCCTACGCTGGTTCAAATCATTATCTTCTCCATACAAGAAAAAAAGTGGGTCAAAACCGCCTACCTGCTCCAAAAAGGCACGCGAAAGCAACCACGCAGCGGCATTGCTTATCGGTATGGTATAATTTTTTGTATGTTTTTTTGCCAAAAGTTCGTCTGTATCCAAGCGCAAACCAGCTTCCTTTCCCAAATGCAAGGCATGGTTAGGGTCTAAATTTGTTCCTTCGCGATTGAGGTGCAGGGGCGATACAATACCCCAATCGGGATTTGCAAGTGCCAGTGGCAATAATTTGGAAATGGTATCTGCTTGCAACCAAGCATCTTGATTGAGCAAAAAGGCGAAATCGTATTGATTATCAAGGGCATAGCTAAGTCCTGCGTTGTTGGCTATGCCAAAGCCTACATTTTTTTCCGATAGGATTAGTTTGTATATTTGTTCTTTTTTTTGATGCAAAAAAAGCGTTTCATACGTTTTTAGTATCTCGATGGAAGCGTCAGAAGAAGCATTATCCCAGACAAAAACATCAAGCGGATAATCACTTTTTAAAACACTATCCAAACAAGGCACTAACACCGCTTCGCCATTATAGACGACTATGACCACCAAAACCTTTTGTACTTTTTGCATAAAAAACTATCCTTATTTTCTACTTTTGGCGTTGTTACAACGATAAAAGCCTTAAATGCACCCCACCCCAAACCCCGCCCCCATAGGGCGGGGCTTTGATTCTGAATCATTTTTTTTGCATAAATGCAAAAAAAATGATTTGGTTTTCGAACCCTCCCCTATGGGGGGAGGGCAGGGTGCAGTGATGTTAAATTCTAAAAAACAGGTTCAAATGTAGGGACAAGGCATTGCCTTGTCCGAAGTGAGATTGAAATAAAAAAGGGCTTTCAGACCTAAAAAAGGGTTCTGCCCAAATTTTATTTTGTGTCAAATTTGACAAAACAAGGCTTTTTACAGAACTTAACATTACTGCATAGGGCGGGGCTTTGATTCTGAATCATTTTTTTTGCATAAATGCAAAAAAAATGGTTTGGTTTTCGAACCCTCCCCTATGGGGCAGTAATGTTAAGTTCTACTCATAGTTAGGATATTTTGAAAATGAGAACAGAATAAAATTTGGCTGTGTGTGATTGTTTGTTTGTAATACTTTGTCATCAGGTTAATGACAATGGTATTCAAAATCGCTCTATTGACAGCGTGATTAGGTTGTTTGACTCTGTTTTTATCTTGTTTAAAGATAACATCTTTATTCTTATGCGCCTTATTTTCAATATCCCAATGTTTTCTGATGCCCAAGTTGAAAGCGTGCGCGGAAAATTGCGCCTCTTCCAACTTTGCACTTGAAACATA
This region of Hugenholtzia roseola DSM 9546 genomic DNA includes:
- a CDS encoding transposase; the encoded protein is YVSSAKLEEAQFSAHAFNLGIRKHWDIENKAHKNKDVIFKQDKNRVKQPNHAVNRAILNTIVINLMTKYYKQTITHSQILFCSHFQNILTMSRT
- a CDS encoding glycosyltransferase family 2 protein, yielding MQKVQKVLVVIVVYNGEAVLVPCLDSVLKSDYPLDVFVWDNASSDASIEILKTYETLFLHQKKEQIYKLILSEKNVGFGIANNAGLSYALDNQYDFAFLLNQDAWLQADTISKLLPLALANPDWGIVSPLHLNREGTNLDPNHALHLGKEAGLRLDTDELLAKKHTKNYTIPISNAAAWLLSRAFLEQVGGFDPLFFLYGEDNDLNQRRIFHGFQMGFVPAAHIHHARYKPPQASAPTQEALYQRTLRRNMAEHLTYLKNINLSWSWLICKSFSYLLKRWLLFRKQKDGIAQKTDWQAFKEVWKNRRQILQNRAICKQKNRNFI